Proteins encoded within one genomic window of Panicum virgatum strain AP13 chromosome 1N, P.virgatum_v5, whole genome shotgun sequence:
- the LOC120655104 gene encoding 19.0 kDa class II heat shock protein-like — translation MEFSFGGFGDPVLSAALQQLMDLPDELERQLNPPTRAYVRDRRAMANTPMDVKELPSGALVLAVDMPGVSPADVRVQVEEGNVLTISGERKRPAEDAGAEAGSKQQQQQGADGGTGEKQGVRYLRMERRMGKFMRRFPLPESADLDSIRAEYKDGVLTVTVDKKPPPEPKKPRIVQITAGDHQGK, via the coding sequence ATGGAGTTCTCGTTCGGCGGCTTCGGCGACCCGGTCTTGTCGGCGGCGCTGCAGCAGCTGATGGACCTCCCCGACGAGCTGGAGCGGCAGCTGAACCCGCCGACGCGTGCCTACGTGCGcgaccgccgcgccatggccaacACGCCCATGGATGTCAAGGAGCTCCCCTCCGGCGCGCtcgtgctcgccgtcgacatgCCCGGGGTTAGCCCCGCCGATGTCAGGGTCCAGGTCGAGGAGGGCAACGTGCTCACCATCAGCGGCGAGCGCAAGCGCCCCGCCGAggacgccggcgccgaggccggcagcaagcagcagcagcagcagggggcCGACGGAGGCACCGGCGAGAAGCAGGGGGTGAGGTACCTGCGGATGGAGCGGCGGATGGGCAAGTTCATGAGGCGGTTCCCGCTGCCGGAGAGCGCCGACCTGGACAGCATCAGGGCCGAGTACAAGGACGGCGTGCTCACCGTCACCGTCGACAagaagccgccgccggagcccaaGAAGCCACGCATTGTCCAGATCACGGCCGGCGACCACCAGGGCAAGTGA
- the LOC120653948 gene encoding 19.0 kDa class II heat shock protein-like, protein MEISFGDPVLSAALQQLMDLPDELERQLNAPTRAYVRDRRAMANTPMDVKELPSGALVLAVDMPGVSPADVRVQVEGGNVLTISGERKRPAEDAGAEAGSKQQQQQGGDEKPGVKYLRMERRMGKFMRRFPLPEGADLDSIRAEHKDGVLTVTVDKKPPPEPKKPRVVQVTVGEHQGK, encoded by the coding sequence atgGAGATCTCGTTCGGCGACCCGGTGCTCTCGGCGGCGCTGCAGCAGCTGATGGACCTCCCCGACGAGCTGGAGCGGCAGCTGAACGCGCCGACGCGCGCCTACGTGCGcgaccgccgcgccatggccaacACGCCCATGGACGTCAAGGAGCTCCCCTCCGGCGCGCtcgtgctcgccgtcgacatgCCCGGGGTCAGCCCCGCCGACGTCAGGGTCCAGGTCGAGGGCGGCAACGTGCTCACCATCAGCGGTGAGCGCAAGCGCCCCGCCGAggacgccggcgccgaggccggcagcaagcagcagcagcagcaggggggCGACGAGAAGCCGGGGGTGAAGTACCTGCGGATGGAGCGGCGGATGGGCAAGTTCATGAGGCGGTTCCCGCTGCCGGAGGGCGCCGACCTGGACAGCATCAGGGCCGAGCACAAGGACGGCGTGCTCACCGTCACCGTCGACAagaagccgccgccggagcccaaGAAGCCGCGCGTCGTCCAGGTCACGGTCGGCGAGCACCAGGGCAAGTGA